From Deltaproteobacteria bacterium, one genomic window encodes:
- a CDS encoding ABC transporter ATP-binding protein gives MDSMTSSPHVPLLRAEKLFIKFGALKAVVDIDFSIYHGEIFGLIGPNGAGKTTVFNAITNTVPWSGGEVHFDGKNIRDLKPYQIALLGVVRIFQAATIFPKIPVLVHVMNGLNCRTRSTMLGAFLRTPFSRREEVTTRKRAQELIKFADLGGLEEYPAESLTWAQQKKLMLATALAAEPRLILLDEPFAGMNTDEITEMIGLIRSIRDNGTTVFVIDHNMKVMQQICDRMMVLNFGQKLMEGEPEAIARDPRVIEAYLGYDENDSVE, from the coding sequence ATGGATTCCATGACTTCATCGCCTCATGTCCCCCTATTGAGGGCGGAAAAGTTATTCATCAAATTCGGCGCCCTTAAGGCCGTGGTCGATATCGATTTCTCTATTTATCACGGAGAGATCTTCGGCCTCATCGGACCCAATGGCGCGGGTAAAACGACCGTTTTCAACGCAATCACCAATACGGTTCCGTGGAGTGGGGGGGAGGTTCATTTCGACGGCAAGAATATTCGCGATCTGAAACCCTATCAGATCGCGTTGCTGGGGGTTGTGAGAATCTTTCAGGCGGCCACCATTTTCCCGAAAATACCCGTGCTGGTTCATGTCATGAACGGTCTGAACTGCCGGACGAGATCGACGATGTTGGGCGCCTTTCTGCGTACCCCCTTTTCCCGTAGAGAGGAAGTCACCACTCGGAAACGGGCGCAGGAATTGATTAAATTTGCCGACCTGGGAGGTCTCGAAGAATACCCGGCGGAGAGTCTGACCTGGGCGCAGCAGAAGAAGCTCATGCTGGCGACCGCCTTGGCCGCCGAACCGCGGCTGATTCTACTGGACGAACCGTTTGCCGGCATGAACACCGACGAAATTACCGAGATGATCGGGCTGATTCGAAGTATTCGCGACAACGGCACGACCGTTTTCGTCATCGATCACAACATGAAGGTCATGCAACAGATCTGCGATCGCATGATGGTCTTGAACTTCGGGCAGAAACTCATGGAGGGAGAGCCGGAGGCGATCGCCCGGGATCCTCGCGTGATCGAAGCCTACTTGGGGTATGATGAAAATGATTCAGTTGAATAA
- a CDS encoding ABC transporter substrate-binding protein, protein MKKAMIRMSMIVLWCASLFVVPFLAYGDEVNIGVIMPLTGKVAAVGLDTLHGAQIAAKEINDEGGINVGGKNYKITIRQYDDEASAAKAVAGMQLLKDRYNVRVVIQGLSGPTMACLEKNERLGVLIIGFFKAPEATSRGNKLVLRHQQTADDDARDCARAAVKILKAKTYALISDTSDWGKASAEGYEEVFEKLGVKKVASEWFDERTQTDFRGQLTKIKAAKPDVIMLTGHDESSAGVITQAHELGIKTPFVVTTGFGVTGEKLTGPKLTEGYLKRIEFTSKTPWPPANARYRTQLYPAMGFKEPAAGYGLSSYASIHIIARAMQKAGTITEALKIRQAAASVLPLPEKYNTTGVSAFQENGSGVITGEMGVYRDGKLVPIK, encoded by the coding sequence ATGAAGAAAGCCATGATAAGAATGAGCATGATTGTCTTATGGTGCGCCTCGTTGTTCGTTGTCCCTTTTCTCGCTTACGGGGACGAGGTTAACATCGGGGTCATCATGCCCCTGACGGGGAAGGTCGCCGCCGTCGGGCTCGACACCCTCCACGGGGCCCAGATCGCCGCCAAGGAAATCAACGATGAAGGCGGCATTAACGTGGGCGGAAAGAATTACAAGATAACGATCCGGCAGTATGACGACGAGGCTTCGGCCGCCAAAGCCGTTGCGGGTATGCAACTGTTGAAAGACCGGTACAACGTACGAGTGGTCATCCAGGGGCTAAGCGGCCCCACCATGGCCTGCCTGGAGAAAAACGAGCGGTTAGGTGTTCTCATCATAGGCTTCTTCAAAGCACCCGAAGCCACCTCGCGGGGGAACAAACTGGTCCTGCGCCATCAGCAGACGGCGGACGACGATGCCCGGGACTGTGCCCGCGCGGCGGTGAAGATCCTCAAGGCCAAGACCTATGCCCTGATTTCCGACACCAGTGATTGGGGGAAGGCCTCGGCTGAAGGGTACGAGGAGGTTTTCGAGAAACTGGGGGTCAAAAAAGTAGCCAGCGAGTGGTTCGACGAGCGGACGCAGACCGATTTCCGGGGGCAGTTGACGAAGATCAAGGCCGCCAAACCGGACGTCATCATGCTCACGGGCCACGATGAATCGTCGGCCGGCGTCATCACGCAGGCCCACGAGCTGGGGATCAAGACGCCCTTCGTGGTCACAACGGGCTTTGGCGTCACGGGCGAGAAACTGACCGGTCCGAAGTTAACCGAAGGATACTTGAAGCGCATTGAATTTACCAGCAAGACGCCCTGGCCGCCCGCCAACGCCCGCTACCGGACACAGTTGTACCCGGCCATGGGATTCAAGGAACCGGCCGCCGGTTACGGTCTGAGCTCTTATGCCAGCATCCACATCATTGCCCGGGCCATGCAAAAGGCCGGCACGATCACGGAGGCCCTCAAGATCCGGCAGGCTGCGGCCTCGGTGCTTCCCCTCCCGGAGAAATACAACACGACCGGTGTCTCCGCCTTTCAGGAAAACGGATCAGGGGTCATTACAGGGGAGATGGGGGTCTACCGGGACGGAAAATTGGTCCCCATAAAATAA
- a CDS encoding branched-chain amino acid ABC transporter permease, with amino-acid sequence MRSKSVVYLIFGLVVFLLPFLLPSDYWIYMFTMVGIYMILVGSLDLVYGYTGLVSLAHAAFFGIGAYSSAILQVKLGVPLIPALIAGTLITACIAVVIGWPMLRIRGPYFVLGTLAIGIAISIIIHNWNSLTGGVSLSGIPMLPAVTVMGLTIDFASKKVFYYVILIALILTQFLIRRLVNSRTGRTFASIRENEDLAEALGMNVSRYKLMSFVTACAIAAVAGGLYANYMEAIEPEIAGGHMSFNLLVMIVVGGTRTIAGTIIGPLLLWFVPEFLEAAQTYRPLFFGLILIVVIILMPTGIAGKLKELHPRMAKWIP; translated from the coding sequence ATGCGATCGAAATCAGTTGTTTACCTTATTTTCGGACTGGTGGTTTTCCTGCTTCCCTTTCTGCTCCCGTCCGATTACTGGATTTACATGTTCACCATGGTCGGGATTTATATGATCCTGGTCGGCAGTCTCGATCTGGTCTATGGGTATACGGGTCTGGTTTCCCTGGCCCATGCCGCTTTTTTCGGTATCGGCGCTTACAGTTCCGCCATCCTGCAGGTCAAGTTGGGTGTCCCTCTGATACCGGCCCTCATCGCGGGCACGCTGATAACGGCCTGCATTGCCGTCGTCATCGGCTGGCCGATGCTGCGCATCCGGGGGCCTTATTTCGTCCTGGGAACGCTTGCCATTGGGATTGCCATCTCGATCATCATTCACAACTGGAACAGCCTGACGGGGGGAGTCAGCCTATCAGGCATTCCCATGCTCCCGGCAGTTACCGTGATGGGGTTGACGATCGATTTCGCCTCGAAGAAGGTTTTTTACTACGTGATCCTCATCGCCCTCATCCTGACCCAGTTCCTGATTCGCCGTCTGGTCAATTCCCGCACCGGCCGGACGTTCGCCTCGATACGGGAAAATGAAGACCTGGCGGAGGCACTCGGTATGAACGTTTCGCGTTACAAACTCATGTCGTTCGTCACGGCCTGCGCCATCGCCGCCGTCGCCGGAGGACTTTACGCCAACTACATGGAGGCGATCGAGCCGGAAATCGCCGGGGGGCATATGTCGTTCAACCTCCTGGTCATGATCGTTGTCGGCGGCACCAGAACGATTGCGGGAACGATTATTGGGCCCCTTCTGCTCTGGTTTGTTCCGGAGTTTCTCGAGGCGGCCCAAACCTATCGCCCCCTCTTCTTCGGTCTCATCCTGATTGTCGTCATCATTTTAATGCCCACAGGAATTGCAGGCAAGTTGAAAGAACTTCACCCGAGGATGGCCAAATGGATTCCATGA
- a CDS encoding branched-chain amino acid ABC transporter permease, whose protein sequence is MAEFLQYTVNGLIVGSSYGLLALAMTLIYGILSVPNFALGGIYALGAFVAFYVVQWLGPGYYLSSLFPAVLIGMIIAIVTERIVFRPLHGAPHAAGFIAALGLYSILEGGWAVLFDPTWKKVASPYNNIFLQLGPVSLTLQRLVIFVFCLLFALGTYILIYRTLTGKRIRAASENSDVAQLLGISPYSTTSMTFIVGCVLVSIAGVLDAPTALVGASMGMTPITKAFIVVALGGLGSVPGAIVGGIILGLGENYGAAYISSMYKDLFSYGLFVVVLLLLPHGLYRR, encoded by the coding sequence ATGGCCGAATTTCTGCAATATACCGTTAATGGCTTGATCGTCGGCAGTTCTTATGGTCTGCTTGCCTTGGCGATGACCTTGATCTATGGAATTCTGTCGGTTCCCAATTTCGCACTCGGCGGCATTTATGCCCTTGGGGCCTTCGTTGCTTTCTATGTCGTCCAGTGGCTGGGTCCGGGCTACTATCTATCCAGCCTCTTCCCGGCTGTTTTGATCGGTATGATCATTGCGATCGTGACGGAGAGAATCGTCTTTCGCCCGCTCCACGGCGCACCGCATGCAGCAGGGTTTATTGCCGCCCTGGGGTTGTATTCCATCCTGGAAGGAGGCTGGGCCGTCCTGTTCGATCCGACCTGGAAGAAAGTCGCCTCCCCTTACAATAACATTTTTCTTCAGCTTGGTCCCGTCTCCCTGACGCTTCAGCGACTCGTTATCTTTGTGTTCTGCCTGCTGTTCGCCCTGGGGACCTATATCCTGATCTATCGGACCCTGACAGGAAAAAGGATTCGCGCCGCTTCCGAAAACAGTGACGTTGCGCAGTTGCTCGGCATATCCCCGTACAGCACGACATCGATGACCTTCATTGTCGGCTGCGTCCTGGTAAGTATCGCGGGTGTGCTTGATGCGCCGACCGCCCTGGTAGGCGCAAGCATGGGGATGACGCCAATCACCAAGGCCTTTATCGTGGTGGCCCTCGGAGGTCTGGGAAGCGTTCCAGGCGCCATCGTCGGGGGGATTATCCTGGGATTGGGAGAGAATTACGGCGCCGCCTATATCAGTTCCATGTACAAGGATCTCTTTTCCTACGGGCTTTTCGTCGTGGTTCTCCTCTTGCTGCCCCATGGATTGTACCGCCGTTAA
- a CDS encoding ABC transporter ATP-binding protein yields the protein MIQLNKVNVYYGKSQALHEISLSVHPGEIVALIGANGAGKTTVLKAISGLISWGGGDITFNNQSLRGLKAAQIAMKGISHVPERGGIFGKMTVLENLELGAAATRAAEDRESRFQKVFNLFPILKERKTQLGSLLSGGERQMLAIGRAMMSTPQLYLLDEPTLGLSPVMVSQIARIVKEISNQGGTILLVEQNARMALKISQRSYVLEIGRILREGPSRELLEDEEVKKSYLGS from the coding sequence ATGATTCAGTTGAATAAAGTAAATGTTTATTACGGGAAATCACAGGCCCTGCATGAAATCTCACTATCCGTCCATCCCGGAGAAATCGTAGCCCTCATCGGCGCCAACGGGGCGGGGAAAACGACCGTGCTGAAGGCGATTTCCGGCTTGATTTCCTGGGGTGGAGGCGACATTACCTTCAACAATCAATCCCTTCGCGGCTTGAAGGCGGCACAGATCGCCATGAAGGGCATCTCCCATGTTCCGGAGCGTGGGGGGATCTTCGGAAAGATGACGGTTCTGGAGAACCTGGAGCTTGGCGCTGCAGCCACCCGCGCCGCAGAGGATAGAGAAAGCAGGTTCCAGAAGGTCTTCAACCTTTTCCCTATATTGAAGGAGCGGAAAACCCAACTGGGCAGCCTGCTAAGCGGCGGGGAACGTCAGATGCTGGCCATCGGGCGCGCGATGATGAGCACTCCACAATTGTACCTGCTGGATGAGCCAACCCTGGGTCTGAGCCCCGTCATGGTGAGTCAGATAGCGCGAATTGTAAAGGAAATAAGCAATCAAGGCGGAACCATTCTCCTGGTAGAGCAGAATGCGCGCATGGCCCTGAAGATCTCCCAGCGGAGTTATGTTTTGGAGATCGGACGTATTCTCCGCGAGGGGCCCAGCCGTGAGTTATTGGAGGATGAGGAAGTGAAGAAGAGTTATTTGGGCTCCTAA